The following are encoded together in the Nocardia sp. XZ_19_385 genome:
- the hisG gene encoding ATP phosphoribosyltransferase, with product MLRVAVPNKGALSESATSILAEAGYRRRTDSRDLTVLDPANQVEFFFLRPKDIAIYVGSGELDLGITGRDLALDSGAPVQERLSLGFGRSTFRYAAPAGREWTVADLQDKRIATSYPNLVLADLTARGIEAEVIRLDGAVEISIQLGVADAIADVVGSGRTLRQHNLVAFGNSLCDSEGVLIEQAGSDQNVRARNQLIARIQGVVFGQQYIMLDYDCPKELLEQAVKITPGLESPTVSPLADESWVAIRAMVPRKQGNEVMDQLADLGAKAILAFDIRSCRAF from the coding sequence ATGCTGCGCGTCGCAGTCCCCAACAAAGGCGCTCTCTCCGAGTCCGCTACCTCCATCCTCGCCGAAGCCGGTTACCGCAGGCGGACCGATTCGCGTGACCTGACCGTCCTCGACCCGGCCAACCAGGTGGAGTTCTTCTTCCTGCGGCCCAAGGACATCGCCATCTACGTCGGTTCCGGCGAACTCGATCTCGGCATCACCGGCCGCGATCTCGCGCTGGATTCCGGAGCCCCGGTGCAGGAACGGCTTTCGCTCGGCTTCGGCCGCTCCACCTTCCGCTACGCCGCCCCCGCCGGGCGCGAATGGACGGTCGCGGACCTGCAGGACAAGCGCATCGCGACCTCCTACCCGAACCTGGTGCTCGCGGATCTGACGGCGCGCGGCATCGAAGCCGAGGTCATCCGCTTGGACGGTGCGGTGGAGATCTCCATCCAGCTCGGTGTCGCCGACGCCATCGCCGACGTGGTCGGCTCCGGCCGCACCCTGCGCCAGCACAACCTGGTCGCATTCGGGAACTCGCTGTGCGATTCCGAGGGCGTGCTGATCGAGCAGGCCGGCTCGGACCAGAACGTGCGGGCCCGCAACCAGCTCATCGCCCGCATCCAGGGCGTGGTCTTCGGCCAGCAATACATCATGCTGGACTACGACTGCCCGAAGGAACTCCTCGAGCAGGCCGTCAAGATCACGCCCGGCCTGGAATCGCCCACGGTCTCGCCGCTGGCCGACGAGAGCTGGGTCGCGATCCGCGCCATGGTCCCGCGCAAGCAGGGCAACGAGGTCATGGACCAACTCGCCGACCTCGGCGCCAAGGCGATCCTGGCGTTCGACATCAGGTCCTGCCGCGCGTTCTGA
- a CDS encoding phosphoribosyl-ATP diphosphatase, with translation MKNFESLFAELQDRAATRPAGSGTVAALDAGVHAQGKKVLEEAGEVWLAAEHESDESLAEEISQLLYWVQVLMVGRGLKLEDVYRHL, from the coding sequence GTGAAGAACTTCGAATCCCTGTTCGCCGAGCTGCAGGACCGTGCCGCCACCCGCCCCGCGGGCTCCGGCACCGTGGCCGCATTGGACGCCGGCGTGCATGCCCAGGGTAAGAAGGTGCTCGAGGAGGCCGGTGAGGTCTGGCTGGCCGCCGAGCACGAGAGCGACGAGTCGCTCGCCGAGGAGATCTCGCAGCTGCTCTACTGGGTTCAGGTGCTGATGGTGGGCCGGGGGCTGAAGCTCGAAGACGTGTACCGACATCTGTGA
- a CDS encoding choline/carnitine O-acyltransferase, with protein sequence MSDRTFAADDQLPRVPLPTLEDSCTRFLRWCAPLLSSEEYATTEAAVADLLRPDGPARTLQAALAEYDNTPGVGSWLDLFWPSRYLGRRDRIALNANFFFLFRDDTTLAASTDADQVARAAAIVSAAVAYKLALDDEAVEPATQRGQQLSMWQHKYLFSETRIPGAEQDSVRVPYSDEWPGPSNARHIVVFCRGNALRLDVIGPDGEPYALDDLADALRTVLTTAGAADAAVGHLTTKARAEWAASRTTLRAEPANVAALDTIETALFCLCLEDFTPRDNLQACDQLLHGDSGNRWFDKALSFIVFANGQAGINVEHCGLDGTTILSFVDTLLETSAADHAARSGARSQGRPPIAPIEFVLTEALRADIAAAGADFAQYAAANATTTVTFADFGTTRAKQLGISPDAFAQLSYQLAHRRSKGFTGATYESIATRQWRNGRTEAMRVVTPEMVTFVDAMQDPAANQETRLAAARTAASAHVERAKQCQAGDAPEQHLWELQWIQRRRGAELGVTEPIPLYDSPGWLIMRNDYLSTSSAPSVNIEYFGFGSTSPTCIGVAYVLLPDRWNLYLATPKPVADQMYAFADHLRTAVADLAALLA encoded by the coding sequence GGCCGCCCTCGCGGAATACGACAACACCCCGGGTGTCGGTAGCTGGCTCGACTTGTTCTGGCCCTCGCGCTACCTCGGCCGGCGCGATCGAATCGCGTTGAACGCCAATTTCTTCTTCCTCTTCCGCGACGACACAACTCTGGCCGCGTCGACCGACGCCGATCAAGTTGCCCGCGCGGCGGCGATCGTATCCGCGGCCGTCGCATACAAACTCGCGCTCGACGACGAGGCGGTCGAGCCCGCCACCCAGCGCGGCCAGCAGTTGTCGATGTGGCAGCACAAATATCTGTTCTCCGAAACCCGGATCCCCGGCGCGGAACAGGACAGCGTGCGGGTGCCCTACAGCGACGAATGGCCGGGACCCTCGAATGCCCGCCACATTGTGGTGTTCTGCCGCGGTAATGCGTTGCGCCTCGACGTCATCGGCCCGGATGGCGAGCCCTACGCGCTGGACGATCTCGCCGATGCTTTGCGAACCGTGCTCACCACCGCCGGCGCCGCCGATGCCGCTGTCGGACACCTCACCACCAAGGCCAGAGCCGAATGGGCCGCCAGCAGAACAACTTTGCGAGCTGAACCGGCCAACGTCGCGGCTCTCGACACGATCGAAACCGCACTGTTCTGCCTGTGTCTCGAAGATTTCACCCCGCGTGACAACTTGCAGGCCTGCGATCAACTCCTGCACGGCGACAGCGGTAATCGCTGGTTCGACAAGGCGCTCTCGTTCATCGTCTTCGCCAATGGCCAAGCGGGTATCAACGTCGAACACTGCGGCCTGGACGGCACCACCATCCTGTCCTTCGTGGACACGTTGCTGGAGACTTCGGCGGCTGACCACGCCGCCCGTTCCGGTGCACGATCGCAAGGACGACCGCCGATCGCGCCGATCGAATTCGTGCTGACCGAGGCATTGCGCGCCGATATCGCGGCAGCCGGTGCGGACTTCGCGCAATATGCCGCCGCGAACGCCACCACCACGGTCACGTTCGCGGATTTCGGCACCACCCGAGCCAAACAACTCGGCATCTCGCCGGACGCATTCGCGCAGTTGAGCTATCAACTCGCACACCGGCGCAGCAAAGGATTTACCGGGGCTACCTACGAATCCATCGCCACCCGGCAGTGGCGCAACGGCCGCACCGAAGCGATGCGGGTGGTGACCCCGGAGATGGTGACGTTCGTCGACGCGATGCAGGACCCGGCGGCGAACCAGGAAACCCGGCTCGCCGCCGCCCGGACCGCGGCCAGTGCACACGTCGAACGGGCGAAGCAGTGCCAAGCGGGCGACGCGCCCGAGCAGCACCTCTGGGAACTGCAATGGATCCAGCGCCGCCGCGGCGCCGAGCTGGGCGTCACCGAACCGATCCCGCTCTACGACAGCCCGGGCTGGCTGATCATGCGCAACGACTACCTCAGCACCAGCTCCGCCCCGTCGGTCAACATCGAGTACTTCGGGTTCGGCTCCACCAGCCCGACCTGCATCGGCGTCGCCTACGTCCTGCTGCCGGACCGCTGGAACCTCTACCTCGCGACTCCGAAACCGGTCGCCGACCAGATGTACGCCTTCGCCGACCACCTGCGCACGGCAGTGGCCGATCTGGCGGCGCTCCTGGCGTGA